A window of Ptychodera flava strain L36383 chromosome 1, AS_Pfla_20210202, whole genome shotgun sequence contains these coding sequences:
- the LOC139131118 gene encoding LYR motif-containing protein 5B-like: MANNELRYAVKQLYKTLIYLGRDYPKGYGYFRERCHRAFMKNKNIEDPEKIREMIGRGEYIIKELEALYMLRKYRAMKKRYYEE, encoded by the exons ATGGCCAACAACGAACTCAGATACGCTGTCAAACAGCTTTATAAAACT ttgatATACCTAGGAAGGGACTATCCTAAAGGGTATGGCTACTTCAGGGAAAGATGTCACCGAGCGTTTATGAAGAACAAGAATATAGAAGACCCGGAGAAAATCCGGGAGATGATCGGCAGGGGAGAATACATCATCAAAGAGCTTGAAGCCCTCTATATGCTGAGGAAGTACAGGGCAATGAAGAAGAGATATTATGAAGAATGA